A region from the Osmerus eperlanus chromosome 11, fOsmEpe2.1, whole genome shotgun sequence genome encodes:
- the irs1 gene encoding insulin receptor substrate 1-B, with product MASLITEQNCFSDVRKVGYLRKPKSMHKRFFVLRAASAAGPSRLEYYENEKKWRHKSGVPKKVIPLETCFNINKRADSKNKHLVALYTKEEYFSVAADSEQEQDLWYQALVDLHNRGKVHNVVAGSRIGEESSGEHMPGPAFSEVWQVILKPKGLGQTKNLIGIYRLCLTKKNISFVKLNSDAAAVVLQLMNIRRCGHSEHFFFIEVGRSAVTGPGEFWMQVDDSVVAQNMHETILEAMKAMSEEFRPRSKSQSSSNCSNPITVPLRRHHHNNPPPSQVGLGRRSRAESVTATSPVGPKHSQSFRVRASSDGEGTMSRPLSVETGPGSPSPARTQALRHRGASRLHPPLNHSRSIPRSSRCSPSAISPVSLSSSCTSGHGSTSDSLYPRRSSASMSGSPSDGGFISSDEYGSSPYDFTSSFRSVTPDLLGYTPPTTEEELNNYICMDKPAALPEGRSGCSRPCGASHCLEDAEQEKCFRKRTHSSGTPPPPTLNQRNTPSQSSTASVKEYTEMMPANSCSHGSTHREASLPASDSCADKGLSNLTKGNDKVPKDDGYMPMSPGVSAASSKGTDYMPMSPTCVSAPQRIINPRQHLRIDPNGYMMMSPSDSCSPDITTFGKIWAPGDHLKPSVDSIDEKVLSCGDYMNMSPASGSTTSTPPDCYFNSVDEPNRSMYAYFSLPRSLKKGHREAEASPLHLSLSSGRLAFGDDSSSTSSDSLGGLGNSQFAANPKRAERIRLDRPAHLSLEDKSITLSSAQDCPLPSEPKSPGEYVNIEFSDKVFSENTPSEYMNIHLGAQGSTPRTADKSPLSSDDYAIQREDYAPPSPVLVCESLQGRGYSTINPGASCTECSDTQRILNTSVSNDEASSSCVLPGPELSWLGAGPCSGHVGLLGPSSGLSAFTRVTSSPNWNQGAKVIRADKQGRRRHSSETFSSKGNKGTVGSTATNTQEVKRHSSASFENVWFKLEESQVAHGKRESSLGAGAKNHNKLNYMDLDLDRDQPPPWWGCSQTRWQEHLGRSGPEDLSAYASISFNKTEE from the coding sequence ATGGCAAGTCTTATTACTGAGCAGAACTGTTTTTCAGACGTAAGAAAGGTGGGCTATTTAAGGAAACCTAAAAGCATGCACAAGAGGTTTTTTGTCTTGCGCGCGGCTAGTGCTGCAGGACCCTCGAGGCTCGAGTACTACGAGAACGAGAAGAAATGGAGACACAAGTCTGGAGTGCCCAAAAAGGTGATTCCTCTTGAGACATGCTTCAACATCAACAAAAGGGCTGATTCTAAAAACAAACACCTAGTTGCCCTTTACACCAAGGAGGAGTATTTTTCCGTTGCTGCAGACAGTGAGCAGGAGCAAGATTTATGGTACCAAGCACTAGTGGATCTACATAATAGAGGAAAGGTTCACAATGTTGTAGCTGGCAGTAGGATTGGGGAAGAGAGTTCTGGAGAACACATGCCAGGACCAGCCTTTTCGGAAGTCTGGCAAGTTATTTTAAAACCAAAAGGCCTTGGACAAACCAAAAATTTGATTGGGATTTACAGATTGTGCCTCACCAAAAAAAACATCAGCTTTGTAAAATTGAATTCAGATGCTGCAGCTGTTGTGCTCCAGCTAATGAACATACGTAGGTGTGGCCATTCAGAGCATTTCTTTTTCATTGAAGTGGGGAGATCAGCAGTCACCGGGCCTGGAGAGTTCTGGATGCAGGTGGATGACTCTGTAGTTGCTCAAAATATGCATGAAACTATTTTGGAGGCCATGAAGGCAATGAGTGAAGAGTTTCGTCCCAGGAGCAAAAGTCAGTCCTCCTCAAACTGCTCCAACCCTATTACAGTGCCTTTGCGACGACATCACCACAACAACCCGCCCCCTAGTCAGGTTGGGTTGGGCAGGAGGTCCAGGGCAGAGAGTGTCACCGCTACCTCGCCTGTAGGCCCGAAGCACAGCCAGTCTTTCAGAGTCAGAGCATCGAGTGATGGTGAGGGAACCATGTCCAGACCCCTCTCTGTGGAAACAGGACCAGGAAGCCCCAGTCCCGCCAGGACCCAAGCTCTAAGACACCGAGGGGCATCCCGGCTGCACCCTCCCCTGAATCACAGCCGGTCTATTCCCAGGTCTTCCCGGTGCTCCCCCTCCGCCATCAGCCCTGTCAGCCTATCCTCTAGCTGCACCAGTGGGCACGGCTCCACCTCCGACAGCCTCTACCCCCGCCGCTCCAGCGCCTCCATGTCTGGCTCCCCGAGTGACGGAGGGTTCATCTCCTCTGACGAGTACGGCTCGAGCCCCTACGACTTCACAAGCTCCTTCCGCAGTGTCACACCGGATTTGCTAGGCTACACACCGCCCACGACGGAAGAAGAACTGAACAACTACATCTGCATGGACAAGCCGGCAGCGCTGCCCGAAGGGAGGTCTGGCTGCAGTCGTCCTTGTGGTGCATCCCACTGTCTGgaggatgcagagcaggagaagTGTTTCAGAAAGCGAACGCACTCCTCGgggacccctcctcctccgacacTTAACCAGCGAAACACCCCGTCTCAGTCATCCACGGCTTCTGTCAAGGAGTACACGGAGATGATGCCTGCTAACTCCTGCAGCCACGGGTCGACTCACAGGGAGGCGTCCTTACCAGCCTCAGACTCGTGTGCAGACAAGGGCCTCAGCAACCTCACTAAGGGGAACGATAAGGTGCCGAAAGACGACGGATACATGCCCATGTCTCCCGGTGTGAGCGCTGCCTCCAGTAAAGGCACAGACTACATGCCCATGAGCCCTACATGTGTGTCTGCACCCCAGCGCATCATCAACCCCCGCCAGCACCTCAGAATTGACCCTAACGGCTACATGATGATGTCACCCAGTGATAGCTGTTCTCCAGATATAACTACCTTTGGTAAAATCTGGGCCCCCGGGGATCATCTTAAACCCTCTGTGGACAGCATAGACGAGAAGGTGTTATCATGTGGAGATTATATGAACATGTCCCCAGCCAGCGGCTCCACCACCAGCACACCGCCTGATTGCTACTTTAACTCTGTCGATGAGCCAAACAGGTCCATGTACGCCTatttctctctgcctcgctcCCTCAAAAAGGGTCACAGGGAGGCAGAAGCGAGccccctgcacctctctctcagctctggacGCCTGGCCTTCGGCGACGACTCGTCATCCACAAGTAGTGACAGTCTGGGCGGACTCGGGAACTCCCAGTTTGCAGCCAATCCCAAGAGAGCTGAACGGATAAGACTGGATAGACCAGCACACCTCTCTCTGGAAGACAAGTCTATCACTCTGTCCAGTGCCCAAGATTGCCCCTTACCCTCAGAGCCCAAAAGCCCTGGGGAGTATGTTAATATTGAATTCAGTGACAAGGTGTTCTCAGAAAACACCCCGTCAGAGTACATGAACATACACCTGGGAGCCCAGGGCAGCACGCCCAGGACTGCAGACAAATCTCCACTCAGCTCAGATGATTATGCAATACAGAGAGAAGATTACGCCCCTCCTTCTCCAGTTCTGGTCTGTGAGAGCCTGCAAGGCCGGGGCTACAGCACTATTAATCCGGGGGCTTCCTGCACCGAGTGCTCTGACACACAGAGAATACTAAACACCTCAGTGTCCAACGATGAAGCCAGCTCATCCTGTGTGTTGCCTGGTCCCGAACTATCCTGGCTGGGGGCGGGTCCTTGCTCGGGGCATGTAGGCCTTCTTGGCCCTTCGTCGGGGCTGAGCGCTTTTACCAGGGTAACGTCCAGCCCCAACTGGAACCAGGGAGCCAAAGTGATCCGGGCAGACAAGCAGGGCCGGCGTCGTCATAGTTCAGAGACCTTCTCCTCCAAGGGGAACAAGGGGACAGTCGGCTCGACCGCGACCAACACGCAGGAAGTGAAGCGTCACAGCTCTGCCTCGTTTGAAAACGTGTGGTTTAAGTTGGAGGAGTCACAAGTTGCCCACGGGAAGAGGGAGTCTTCACTAGGTGCCGGTGCCAAGAATCATAACAAGTTGAACTACATGGACCTGGACCTGGACAGAGACCAGCCCCCTCCTTGGTGGGGTTGTAGCCAGACCAGGTGGCAGGAGCACCTTGGTAGAAGTGGGCCAGAGGACTTAAGCGCCTATGCCAGCATCAGCTTTAACAAAACTGAGGAGTAA